The sequence TGGTTAACACTTGAAAATAATATGGGTAGTGATCACTTTCTGATGATTTGCGAAATCCAAAATACAGTACAACATAAAAATTTCAATCATGGTGTAAGATGGGGGTATAAAAAGGCAACCTGGGAGAAATTCCAAGTGTCAGTCAATTCCGTTGTTGAAAGGCATGGGGGGGAAAGAAAAATGTACCGTGGCGGTCAGAGGAATGCTCAACAGCAACTAGAGAAAGAAATAAGGCATGTCAAGTTTGAAAAAGAACACTAGCCCAAGGTACAATTATAGATTATCAAAGAAAAAGGACAGTTGTAAGAAAggtaattaaaaatgcaaaaagtttctgCAGTACAATTGGGAGGGATACTGAAATGGATGTGGTCTGGCGCATGATCAGGAAAATGAATGGTACTGATAGATTCAAAAATACTCCTGTCATTGAAGAAAATGGAGTGGTGGCTATCACAAATAAGGAGAATGCAGAAATACTGGCTCAAACATTTGCTAAAGCCCACAGCATTGAAAATGTagatgatacatttttaaaaagacgacAAGAAGtaataaatacacacaataatATTTGCAGGAAAAAACAGGAATCTAATAGATCTAATCTAATGGATGATGAGTTtaattattttgaatgaatgattgCTATCAATAATTCAAGAAATACAATGCCAGGGAAAGACATGGTTAGCTATGACATGCTAAAGAATTGACCAAAGATAGCAATAAAAGAGTTACTGAATTTATACAATAATTATATGGAATGAAGGTATCCTACCTAAAGCTTGGAAAAGGAAATATTCTCACAGGTCCAGAGTGGTTTTTAGAAAAAGGAGATCTACAATAGATACCTTGGTATTATTTGAGAATTAAGTCAAAAAAGCTCTTATAATGAAATATCTAATATCTAATTGCAGTATTTTTTTGAAACTGAAAAGGCATATGATACTTAATGGAGGGAGGGACTTTTGATTAAATTGAAAAAATTGGAATGGGGGGGAAATTTATAATTGGGTACTAGATTTTTTATTTGAGTGTACATATCGAATTAAGAATTGGAGAGGAACTATCAGCttcatataatattttaaatgggACAGTGTAATTATCCCAATTTTGTTTAATTGAATGAGTACTGATGTGTTTGAGTTAAACAAGATATGGGAATGGCTCTATATGCGGATGTAAGAGCAATATAGAAAAGAGGCAGGAatctaataaatgtaattaaaagggTACAGGAGGCAATAAGAGAGTTTGAGGAATCGTCTTTGAATTGGGGTTAAAGTTTTTGGTACCAAAGACTCAATATCTTTACAAGGAAAAGAGTATGGATCAAATGACCCTGaagttatttacatttacatttacatttatgcatttggcagatatgGTCAACCACTATAAAGAGTGAAAGAATTCAAATATTTTGGTCTGTGCTTTGATGAGAAACTGACCTGGCAACGGCACATTAATTAAATTGAAAAGAAGTGTAAAAATGTCATTAATTGGATGTATACAATAGCCAGTTATGACTGGGGGGCTACATGTACACCAAGCTCTAATACGCTCTAGTATAGACTATGGGTGCATTGTATTTGGGGCTGCAGCTAAGTCAGTTTTGAAGAAACTGGATCTTATACAGTCTAGAGCATTAAAGATATGCTGTGGAGCAATAAGATCATCCCCTTTAGACGCAATCAGGGTAGAAATAGGAGAGATGCCACTAGACTTGAGAAGGAAAAAGTTAGCTGTAACATGCTGGGTAAATCTTCAAGGAGCGGTGAACAGTCACTGTCCTCGCATAGTTATGGAGGACTGTTAAGAATATAAAAGTAAGGTACCAATTTTGGGTGGAAGTGTGAACAGTGCATGGGTCAAGGAATGTGGCCTTGATAATTTAATCTTTTGTCCTAATTTGCCTTTGCCTTGTACTCCACTGTGGAAGGTTCCAGAACCTGTTGTTGAGCTGAGTTTATTAGAGGCCCGGAAAAAGTCGGAAGAAGGATACAATACTGGAGGTGAAGTAAGTGCTTTTCTGAGAGAGAAACTGTATTCAGTCTTACAGGTGTTCACAGATGGTTCTAAAGAACCAATCAGTCAAAAGGTTGGAATAGGTGTGTTTGTCcctaaatgtaaaatatagatAAGCTTGAAATTAACTAAGAAACTGTCTGTATATTCTGCAGAATTAACTGCTTTAATAGTAGGGTTGCAATGGGTTGAACAGGTTAAACCAGGTAAGGTcgtaatatgctcagattcttCTTCGGCTCTTAAAAGCATCCTGTTTGCAAGATCAGACAGAGAGGATCTGTTGATAGAAGTCTATTCATTATAATGTAGATTGAAGGAAGTTGGTGTAATGGTGTATTTCTGTTAGATGCCAGCACACGTTGGGGTATTAGGGAATGAAGTTGCTCATAAGCTAGCTAAAAAGCATAAGATAAAAATCTGGTGGATGGAGAGGAGTGAGGCAAAATCTGTAATAAAaggaaaattaataaatgcatggTAAGGAAGGTGGGAAAGCAGTAATACAGGTAGGTGGTTTTGTAGTATTGTACATTCAGTGGGGAAGACACAATGTATTGGAGGGAACAGAAGGGAAGAGGTAATATTGTCTAGATTAAGACTGGGGCATACAGCATTGAATTCTACTCTGGCAATAATGGGTAAGCATGAGAATAGGTTGTGTGGAGAATCTGGTGTTCCGGAAACTGTAGAACATGTATTTTTTGTATGCAATAAATATGAGGTATATCGAAGTAGTCTGTTTAGTAGTATAAAGAGAAGACCAGTGAAGGTTTTGGATATTTTGGGAACAGGCATGAGGGATACGTATATATGgcactttttttcatttttacagaacACAGCATTAGGGTGTAGTATACAATATGTATGGATGGTAGTGCTTTGCCCTGCTCTGGAGTTTGAGAAGCCCAGTGTGaaagctggaggagctgaacacgcagtgCCAGCTAAAGCCTGGGCTCTGGCAGGAGGTTATCGCATcctcacaaaactattgcaatgcAAATGTAAAGTAGGTGGCGGTAATACTCCTAAGGAGTGAATGGATATTAAAGAAGAAGAAGTCCCAACTCAGTTGAGGATTGCAGTACATTTTCCTCCAGGACTTTTCGGTACTTAACAACATCCATTTTCCAACTCCATTTTTATGAGTTTTACAGTTCCTGTAAGataaagattttaaaaagcaAACACATTGAATCACTGCAGGATGGTGTTACCTTAGTGACGTGTCAAAACCTCAGCCCAGGTTATAGTCCAATCAAGTAATGTGTATGTGGCTtgacaaaaaaaatgtcttcttaaataaCTTCTGGTGTTATGAATGGGACTCTCAAACTGAAGTGGCTCCAAACTTTCCTTAGAAATGATCAGTCAGTTTGGTCttgtttttcttcaaacatttttgaattttttgggGGCCTTGATTTCCTTTTGAGGTGTGATTTTGAGCCttcaaaattaaaatgcaaactaTCGTCTTTTCATAGTCAGGTATTATTATATTGGAAGATGTTATACAAACACAGTTTTTCCCCACATAGTTGCTGTTTGTGGAGTAATAGGTGTATCCCCATTAATAGAAAATCTGTGTTTTTTCGTGATTGGATGGATAAAGGTGTCTTATTGTACACATTATGGAAGGGGAAGGGAATTTTCTCAGTTATTATGATTTTTGTGGAAAGCACAATATCACGTGTACTCAGAGATTGTATATGTCTTTGTTAAAAGCTTTTCCTGCGGGCTTGGCTCAATTGGTTAAAGGTGCATTGTGTTATTCACCTGTGATACCAAGACTGAGTACTTTAATCATTTCTAGTTTCAATTTTATCGAGGAGAGTTGTAATAATAAGGTATTAAGAACATCTATAAATGCACAGACTTTCCCTTTACATGTCAGAAAGAGACCCCttgtttttgatttttgtaaGGAGAAAGTGGTCCAAATTAGAACAAggtttctttctttccctcttcTACCGAAGGCTAAAGAGGTtcagtttaaaattattaatgacaTCTATCCTTGTAATGAGTTCCTCAGACATAGATTTAATATGGACTGCATTGGAAGTCCATATTATCCACTGTGTCATTGGAACATTTATTTTACTCTGGGATGACCTTCATGTTTGGTTAAGTTTGAAATATGTAATACCTGACTTACCTGGGGTCTTTTTCCTCAGTGGTGATGTTGATTTTTTGGTTAATAATATTGTGGTTTTGGCCAATTACTTTATACATAAATCTAGATTTTTAAAGAATCCTCCCATCCTCTTGCATTTCCAGAAGGAATTGGCGATCTTCCTCAAATCCTTAAAATGTATGCATAATAAAAAAGCCCTTAAATTGCGTAAACTTTTGGAGATATAATTTATTGATTAACCCCCTTATATTATTCAATATTCTTTTggtcttattattttttttttttttttttttttttttttttttgtgctgctaTTTAGTTTTGATGGAATGCATTACGTTTTACGTTTACTGTGGCTTTGTATTTTCACtcaagcaataaaaaataaaaataaaataaaataaaaaatcttctgGTGTTATTTAAGGGGCTAAATACtaatgcattaaattattttctATATAGATTTGTAAAaagctcaataaaatatattatgttgacgagtgagattttttttacatttacatttctttttcactttGTAAAttactacagttttttttttttttttactctttttgaGCTTCAGTTGTTGGCTATGTTGAGCTTCGTTATATTCCATTTGCTTTTGCTGAAGGTTTAAAATGGAATGGTTCATTATATCATTCTaatgtgcatatacataaaatgtaaattatgtcaaTTAAAAAACTTCTGCACGCTGGCTTCAGCAACCTAACTGAAACCATATGACAGGCGTTGTTTTCAGGTAAAGGATTTGACCAATCGCAGAACACTCGCTATTTTTCCGGGTTGTCGTCAGCCAATCACAGTGCCCTCTGTTGAAATCATGGTCGGTTGTGTGCGCGCTGTTGTGTACGTGCTGTTTAGCGCAACAATGTTATTCAGTGGCCCTGCTGGAAAACATATACACACTCGTTTTTAATGCAGTGGCCCAATATATCGATAATCTCAAACGGAGCTGTATGTTCGGATACGAAGGTCTGCCGTAACCGATGGAGGATCCCATTGCCATAATCCCATTCTAGAGATAAATTTACATAAACAGGCCGGCCTGGGTCGCTTTCAATTTTTCTCCCCACAATGAGACTGTACGCATTTCTTCTGACGAACAATTTACCAAAGATAGAATTTTATTCGAGGTTTTCACCATCGCCCCTGTCAATCAAGCAGTTTCTGGAATTTGGTAAGTGCGCGCGCATCCTTCACGAGTGTTGACGGTCACTGACACCAGCACTTGTTACGTAGCTATGTTGTTCGCctttagaaaataataattttataacatagtgttttttgtttgtttgtttttgcttaaGTTTTGTGTTAAAAATCTGTCCTGATAAAAATTATTAAACGTTATGTTCAACGTATGAGCCTCTGTTCATTTGGGGATGTAAACAATCACAGGCACTTGtattaatattcattttttaaagtgttaacatgattatagtCTTATATTTTGATTGGACCCCTATGCAAAACATAATATGTTTACATTCGTAGATTGCAGAAGTAGAGGAGCCATACAGTCGATGCCAATTGTATCCTGTATGTGTGGAAAAGAGAAGCTTGTTGGTCATTCAGACGCAGCGTCATAATTTTTCAGTCTTTGCTGACGTCATATAGGCTACTCATTTGCATCATGTCAAGCAGCCCCTCAAAACATTTACAgtccatttttaaaattaattctaAACACTTTAATAATAGGCAGAGACAATTTGCACTGAATTTATTCTATGAAATCTGTTTATAATTTAGGCCAAATGGGATTATATACCTCACAGTCAACCATTAATCACATTCAATTTTTAAGGCCCACTGAGCAAATACACTAATGGCACATTAGGGACAGTCATACAATGTTTTAGGGCGTTTTCAGAACTGTacgccgttttttttttttgttccgaAATGGTGAATAAATTGTTACAATTTTGCATTTGTTCTTGgttcggttcgctttcacaaggcaacatttcaaaacggaccaaaactatgtcaataaaagtcacatttgagcaagctgtccccttattggtcactatgtttgttcgCTGTTCCAGGATTAAGTTTATCCACTGATATACTGGTTAAAATTTCATGcctgtaaaaaatacaaattttagaGTGTCGCCAGTTAGAGGTTGCgctccaaatacaaattataCGTCACTCGGATTAatatgagttgtaaagtttccgtcaaaaagagagaaaagatcgtactaaaattacctcaggaattataaaacagctcctattttaaacgtgcagttatatctaatatagttgccaaaatGCAATAATtacgttttgatgatgaattacagagaagtgctgatctacagatgtcttctccaaagatcccttagttatgttcattgttttatagggatattgtttggttcaaaCCCCCATGATAATTGTTAAGCTCATTGCTGGCTATTAGTTTTCAGATGTGGATGATGAGGTATTTTTCATCACTTAACCCTTTGTGAACAGACACTCCTCCTCCTGCCCATATCTTGTTTTTAACTGCATGTTCTGGTTTTGTAGGTAGGGATAATGCATGTGAGAAGACATCTTACATGTTCCTTCGTAAGGAGCTGCCGGTGCGTCTGGCAAACACCATGAGAGAGGTGAATCTACTGCCTGATAAACTGCTTAGTCAACCGTCAGTCAAACTGGTGCAGAAATGGTGAGTATAGATTAATTAAAACTAATCAAATGAAAGATGGCAGGTATACACTACATTGAAGCCAATACCGATGCATATGTGCCAAATCTCTCCGCAGGTACATGCAAAGTTTCTTCGAACTGCTAGAGTTTGAAAACAGGAAGCCAGAAGATCCTCATGCCCTCAATGAGTGAGTTGGactatttagttttttgttttgaaactactattaaaaatatttattgcatATGCTATATTTTTAATTTGGAAACCAGAGAAAGAATCCTCCCCACATGCAATTTCGATATGGCATAttattatgcaaaaataaataaataaataaataataatactataaaTGATCAAAAAGGATTTTGGTTTACTTGCAGGTTTCTCTTACTGTCTTCTGTGACAGCAGTAGGTTAGTAGATACAGTGTAATGATTTATTAAGGAGTTAACACCTTCATATTAACcttttttaaaggcatagttcacccaaaatgaaattctgtcattatttacttaccctcatatcatttcaaacacatatcacttactttcttctgtggaacataaaattattttatgggTGCTTTTCAAACagtgtccttcctagaccagtccttcatAGGCTGTAGGCTAGATTAACAATGAGACGGTCTAGTAAGTGCGCATGGCGAACCATAAGCTTAaaaccatgtgatattttactttgtttagaaaatcCATATACATCAGAAAATtagaaatatgtccttaatccctttattattttagcaaaatgttttattcacaaagctagacactcaaaaaatttaaatataaagaatTTGTATTTAACtctttcaaatatgaaaaaaactgaaccctagacttgtaaaaactataaaacttttattaagttcatttatttatatttttgtgctttgtatcttctcatttgttgtattgtctaaactacttgcatCTTTTATATTTCTGTATATTTTCATTGCTGCAAATGCGAATAAAAACTtgaagagagaggaaaaaagtaAGTGCGCATGGCTGCGTCAGAAAGGTTTCCACCTCCGCGGTCACACGACTCCTTTTTCGGCCTTTTTTGAAATAATTTGGGACATGcgcaaaggattgtgggtgattcaaggccacgaaggatacacccgatgcatcctccaaaatattgcAAGCGAAAGCTGCGAaatgaggctgccttccaagtgacctcacaattgagacagccttcgacggtgcttgatgacatggcagccgagatatccagcctaatgaggctgcagccttctgattgagaagcacccaTTGTAAAGGTGCACTCTCTCACAGGTCTgaaagtaacttttgtctttgtgtaaacttggacttacactgacacctagcgactTGGATGCGGCATCATTTAaagtcaatagttttcagtttcagatgccattgtagaaatttagtattcagtgAGCCATGATAACtttagtgaaagtgtcaaataacagggtggttactgagaatAAGTGGGTAGTgttcaactggtcatgtgattctaacatggcagcctccatgtgcggaccctctccatgttgaataaaacagcttttataaggttactgatatgacttgagtcttcattgtaatgtgagtggtcatgatttcctacatatattgcaaagttacaattcatgtctttaagagttaaactttttttaatgaggaaaacatttctgagtgcacctttaaagaatgtTGCAATTCCTGATTTCTTAACAACAGCAGTTGATAATGACTcacttttaagcttaaaaaagctCCCAAAAGCTCCAAACGTGATTTGATGTGCAAGTACCAGTAAGGacgacaacatgagggtgagtaaataataacagaattttcaatttgggtgaaccattccttcaAATATCTATCAACCTATTTCTTTGTAGTTTCCTGGAGACTCTTATTGAGATCAGAAATAGACACAATGACGTCGTCCCGACCATGGCCCAGGGCGTGATCGAATATAAGGAGAAGTTTGGTTTCGACCCGTTTGTCAGCTCCAACATCCAGTACTTTTTGGACCGCTTCTACACCAATCGAATCTCCTTTCGCATGCTCATCAACCAGCACAGTATGTCACAGAGAAAAACACCACATATTGGACCACAGCCAATATCAAGTGTTTCTTTTGTGCTGTAATCACTTTTCTCTTCATTACAGCTCTCCTCTTTGGCAATGATATCAACCCAGCCCATCCCAAACACATTGGCAGTATTGATCCCAACTGCGGTGTGGCCGAGGTGATGACCGGTAAGTTCATTGTTGCCCTCTGTTACAGAGctgtttttcttaaagaaaaactATCCTTATCTTTGGGGGGGGTGGATTTTGTGCTCCACTGATTCTGCAACTTAATCTTGTTTTCAGATGCATACGAGACCGCTAAGATGGTGTGTGAGCAATATTATCTAGCTGCCCCAGAGCTGAAGATAGAAGAATTCAATGGTACATGTTCTTAGCTAGCCTTTATTGTGCATGTTTGTTAATGCATTTGTATGTAAGGTTACTTTTGTGCTCACAGAACTGAATGTGCAATATGTTTTAGGGTTAATTTATGTcctaattataatttaataactcAACTAACTAACTGCTAACtcaaaaataatgtcaatattttacACTTGTGTAGCCAAGGCTCCTAAAAAACCCATCCAAGCTGTGTATGTGCCCTCCCACCTGTTCCATATGCTGTTTGAATTGTTCAAGGTAAGTTTCAAAAACTTTACATACACATTGAATTAGATACATTCAAGCACCAGTATGAGGTCATTCTTAATGTGTATCGTATGCAGTTGACGTTTTATTGGTGCATATCTGTGTTTTCTTTCTCATGGCCCTGACATGttacttgtgtttgtgtttttagaatgCAATGCGTGCCACGGTTGAGCTTCATGAGGGCAGCAAGGAGGGTCTGCTCCCTATAAAAGCAAAAGTAACCCTGGGGAAGGAAGATCTGTCTGTGAAGGTCTGTTTCTTTGCAGATACGTTTTCTTTGCAAACATATACACATGGCATGCCTTGACCCTTATCTTCTTGTGCATTTCATCTAGATCAGTGACAGGGGAGGGGGTGTGGCTTTACGGAAGATTGACAGGCTGTTCAACTACACTTACTCTACTGCACCAACACCCAGCCTGGATTCTAAACAAGTGCCATTGGTAAAGAAAAGTGTGATAACTGTAATCttagagcaaaaaaaaacaaaaaaaggaatagttcacccagaaatgaaaattctgtcagcatttactcacacttgtttcattccaaacccctatgactgactttcttccgaggaacacataaggagatgttagcaTAATGTTGACGTAACTTTTTTCCATACCACAAAAACATACAGTCcacaggctgtcaagctccaaaaaggattcCAAATCTTCTAAAGCCCTCGTATGTTTTGAGTGAACAACATAAACCTCCTGAGACACGAGtacgactgctgtgtgcattttccattaccCTTTTTGGTAATGGAAaatgtaactagtagcacctaataaacatgcaaaacaaaaattctagagcaaatagttttcctaaaaattgatgtccacgtatgtggacagtgggactaagttgtgacattttaaataataccaagctatataaagtcagatttttttaaatcaaattttttattatgtttccaggagtgttggttattcatgtttttttttggggggggggggggatttttcccctttttcccccaatttggaatgcccaattcccaatgcgcttttttaaagtcctcgtggtcacgtagtgattcgcctcaatctgggtggtggaggacgaatcccagctgcctccgtgtctgagtccgccaacctgcgcatcttatcatgtggcttgttgaacgcgttgccacagatacatagcgcatgtggaggcttcacgccatccaccgcggcacccacgctcaactcaccacgcgccccaccgagaacgaaccacattatagcgaccacgaggagattaccccatgtgactctaccctccttagcaaccgggccaatttggttgcttaggagacctggctggagtcatggTTAttgatgtttttgagatgttacagacatctcagaccattgtcccatgtctgccaaacatgttgagtggtccaaacatcatctgcagcctgaaactgaacttttggtccgattttaggagtgaatgtacttagctgcatagagagctatagaatgcttccttgctccctatttagtgaatgaatcgACCTCCAGTGTTTGTCTGCACAGGTCTCAGAACAggtcaaaatgcaccttattttttatCCTAACCCTATATAAAGCCTCTTAAAGCAAAATTTGTCAGATTCTGTgataatgcactgtaaatataggAATTGTAAGGAACAAAATAGGTGTGTTGAAAGTTTAAACCttaactgacagcacagagtcccctgaactgagatcagtcagtttaaattaatttaaattatgcgttgcgtatagtgaagccaaaatacaacatccacgcatgtgtatgCTGGGTCGCACGACATTAAGCTGTTATGGGTTGATAATCTTCTGCACTGCCATAGCTCTCATATTCATATGTGTCTCATTTATGAGTTCTCTTTGGAGCTTgacactgtatgctttcattgtatggaaaattaaCATCCTGTTAaacttctttttttgtgttcttcCATAAAAGAAGTATTCATACAAGtttgaatgacataagggtgagtaaatactgacaggattttcatttttggcttaaCTAACCTTTATCCAGCCTACAACTTTAAAtgtagatttacatttatgcatttggcagactcttttatccaaagcgtctTACAGTGCATTCTAGGTATATAtcatatcagtttgtgtgttacatgggaatcgaacccatgattttagcattgctagcaccatgctctaccagttgagctgaAGGAACTCTtgtagaattgtttttttgtaatcTAATCTCCATGTCCTATAGGCTGGTTTTGGACATGGTTTGCCAATATCGAGACTGTACGCACGCTACTTTCAAGGGGACCTGAAACTGTACTCAATGGAAGGAGTAGGAACAGATGCTGTCATCTATCTGAAGGTAAGAGCAGCTCTGATTTTGTTCTTTTGCAGAAGCTGCCTTTATTTTAATGCTCTCTTTGTTTTATTAATGGATTTCGAATTACATCCATCCCTGAATTATTCTCCGATTAGGCACTCTCCAGTGAATCATTCGAGCGTCTGCCTGTCTTTAACAAATCTGCTTGGCGGCACTATCA comes from Myxocyprinus asiaticus isolate MX2 ecotype Aquarium Trade chromosome 41, UBuf_Myxa_2, whole genome shotgun sequence and encodes:
- the LOC127432129 gene encoding pyruvate dehydrogenase (acetyl-transferring) kinase isozyme 3, mitochondrial-like; translated protein: MRLYAFLLTNNLPKIEFYSRFSPSPLSIKQFLEFGRDNACEKTSYMFLRKELPVRLANTMREVNLLPDKLLSQPSVKLVQKWYMQSFFELLEFENRKPEDPHALNDFLETLIEIRNRHNDVVPTMAQGVIEYKEKFGFDPFVSSNIQYFLDRFYTNRISFRMLINQHTLLFGNDINPAHPKHIGSIDPNCGVAEVMTDAYETAKMVCEQYYLAAPELKIEEFNAKAPKKPIQAVYVPSHLFHMLFELFKNAMRATVELHEGSKEGLLPIKAKVTLGKEDLSVKISDRGGGVALRKIDRLFNYTYSTAPTPSLDSKQVPLAGFGHGLPISRLYARYFQGDLKLYSMEGVGTDAVIYLKALSSESFERLPVFNKSAWRHYQGGPGADDWSNPSKEPRDASKYKAKR